In Halobacterium sp. R2-5, the following are encoded in one genomic region:
- a CDS encoding 30S ribosomal protein S19, producing the protein MSTEYRTGREGEFTYRGHDLDELQEMSLEEVAELLPARQRRTITRGLSDEHQKVLEEARESEPEETANDPIRTHLRDMPVLPEFVDLTFAVYTGQEFERVEIQPEMIGHYLGEFQLTRTSVEHGQAGIGATRSSKFVPLK; encoded by the coding sequence ATGAGCACGGAATACCGAACCGGCCGCGAGGGTGAGTTCACCTACCGCGGCCACGACCTCGACGAACTCCAGGAGATGAGCCTGGAGGAAGTCGCGGAACTGCTCCCCGCACGCCAGCGGCGAACCATCACCCGCGGGCTCTCCGACGAGCACCAGAAGGTGCTCGAGGAGGCCCGCGAATCGGAGCCCGAGGAGACGGCCAACGACCCCATCCGGACGCACCTGCGCGACATGCCGGTGCTGCCGGAGTTCGTCGACCTGACGTTCGCGGTGTACACCGGTCAGGAGTTCGAGCGCGTCGAGATTCAGCCCGAGATGATCGGGCACTACCTCGGCGAGTTCCAGCTCACGCGAACGTCCGTCGAACACGGGCAGGCGGGCATCGGCGCGACCCGCTCCTCGAAGTTCGTGCCGCTCAAGTAA
- a CDS encoding 50S ribosomal protein L22 has translation MGISYSVDTDPETTAKAMLRERSISLKHSKAIAREIKGKTVAEAREYLDAVINEEQSVPFKQHNSGVGHRNDIEGWDAGRYPEKASKNFQKLLDNVANNADQQGFDAEEMVIEHVAPHKVDESRGRKPRAMGKADPWNTTICDVELVVAEPEEEVSA, from the coding sequence ATGGGAATCAGCTACAGCGTGGACACAGACCCCGAGACCACCGCGAAAGCGATGCTCCGGGAGCGGTCCATCAGCCTGAAGCACAGCAAAGCCATCGCCCGCGAGATCAAGGGCAAGACGGTCGCCGAGGCGCGAGAGTACCTCGACGCCGTCATCAACGAGGAGCAGTCGGTGCCGTTCAAGCAGCACAACAGCGGCGTCGGCCACCGGAACGACATCGAGGGCTGGGACGCCGGGCGCTACCCGGAGAAGGCCTCGAAGAACTTCCAGAAGCTCCTCGACAACGTGGCGAACAACGCCGACCAGCAGGGCTTCGACGCCGAGGAGATGGTCATCGAACACGTCGCCCCACACAAGGTCGACGAGAGCCGCGGCCGCAAGCCCCGCGCGATGGGGAAGGCGGACCCGTGGAACACGACCATCTGTGACGTCGAGCTCGTGGTCGCCGAGCCCGAGGAGGAGGTGAGCGCCTGA
- a CDS encoding 50S ribosomal protein L2, whose amino-acid sequence MGRRIQGQRRGRGSSTFRAPSHRYKAELSHRKTEDTDVLAGEVVDIEHDPARSAPVANVEFEDGDQRLVLASEGVAVGDTLEVGISASIEEGNTLPLGEIPEGVPICNVESQPGDGGKFARASGVNADLVTHERDAAVVQLPSGEVKRLSPDCRATIGVVAGGGRTDKPFVKAGNKHHKMKTRGGKWPKVRGVAMNAVDHPFGGGGRQHPGRPKSVSRNAPPGRKVGDIASKRTGRKSNK is encoded by the coding sequence ATGGGACGCAGAATCCAGGGTCAGCGACGCGGGCGCGGCAGTTCGACGTTCCGCGCGCCGTCGCACCGATACAAGGCGGAGCTGTCGCACCGGAAGACCGAGGACACCGACGTGCTGGCGGGCGAGGTCGTCGACATCGAGCACGACCCCGCGCGCAGCGCGCCGGTCGCGAACGTCGAGTTCGAGGACGGCGACCAGCGCCTCGTGCTCGCCAGCGAGGGCGTCGCCGTCGGCGACACCCTCGAAGTCGGCATCTCGGCGTCCATCGAGGAGGGCAACACGCTGCCGCTCGGGGAGATCCCCGAGGGCGTGCCCATCTGTAACGTCGAGAGCCAGCCGGGCGACGGCGGCAAGTTCGCTCGCGCGAGCGGGGTCAACGCGGACCTCGTCACGCACGAGCGCGACGCCGCGGTCGTCCAGCTGCCGAGCGGCGAAGTCAAGCGCCTGTCCCCGGACTGCCGGGCGACCATCGGCGTCGTCGCCGGCGGCGGCCGCACGGACAAGCCGTTCGTGAAGGCCGGGAACAAGCACCACAAGATGAAGACCCGCGGCGGCAAGTGGCCGAAAGTCCGCGGCGTCGCGATGAACGCCGTCGACCACCCGTTCGGTGGCGGCGGCCGCCAGCACCCCGGTCGCCCGAAGAGCGTGTCGCGTAACGCGCCGCCGGGCCGGAAGGTCGGTGACATCGCGTCGAAGCGAACCGGCCGCAAGAGCAACAAGTAA